Below is a window of Perca fluviatilis chromosome 6, GENO_Pfluv_1.0, whole genome shotgun sequence DNA.
TAGTTTCGATAAGCCATAGTCTTATAATACTTTTCATGTGATTAAAGTCTCACGCTCCACAACTCTGAGTTTTCAGTCAGAGTGATAACATGTGTCGTGTTTTTTCTTCAGAGTGAGACCTGAGAAACCTAAAGAACATAACGGCTATTGTAATCGTGACCAGATTTAAATCTTTGAAGGAGACTTACTCCACATCTCGTTTCTTAATCGTCTTTCCAGATCCTAAGACCTCTGCCACTCGGGATACAATGGGATCATAGTTCATGCTAGCAACAGCAACCACCTCCTCACTCCTATGGGTGGACCAGAGGAGGAAACAATCAGAAACTAGATGGGAAGTCACAATTCAAGactaaaataaatacagagTGACGATAACACGTTAAAACCAAATATTCATCTACAGTACATctgcatttttcatttatttaagattgtaaaaaataaaacctaccTAGTGTAAAATGCCACGAATCTCAGTTCATCCAGATCTCCTTGTATTATGACATCATCGAATCCTTCACCATAACCTTCACAAATTAAAAAGTATACacttatatgtgtgtatttgtaaacAACAGTCCACTCAGTTTTAGGTCTTTATTCATATTTTCACAGCTAGATGGCAGTGGTGTCACCTCTGATCATTCTCTTACAGCATGTCTGCGTCATAACAACACTCTTGAAAATGGACAGATATCTACCTGCATAGCGTATGGTCTTCCCAAACATGGCTGACCAGAAGTAAGGCACAGTTTGGATCTCAGCGGCTCTGCCCATCATGCTGAGAGCTGCCACCCTTCCTGTCAGTAAGGTTGAAAACAAGACACATTTACATGCTTGTCTTTCAGCACCTAAATCCTTATCACAGtcaattataattatatataaacttagcacaaaaagtaaggaactttgtgtttggtagattatttctctgtggtaacaatgctttttggcaataaatcttataccgttggaaagcctgtttagttcccttacaaatggtgccccatttgtaaggaacatgcatttgtgggatgagcagcagcgctgagtttgtgggttgcgcccatgaaaaagtTGCCatatcttctctgccaatgccaaacagcttattctgccattgacttgtttggtggattggatgattgaagtttgaagaaacaagacatattggcaatttaacaattcattcatttcacaaacaggagcctcagtagtttgtggaagaaccatacacagccacaacagcctggcacctccttccacacgctactgaggctcctgtttgtgaaatgaataaattgttaaattgccaatatgtcttttttcttcaaacttcagtcatccaatccaccaaacaccagagtcaatggcagaataagctgtttggcattggcagagaagatatagcaaatttttcatgggcgcaacccacatcatcccacaaatgcatgttccttacaaatggggcaccattatatatatatatatatatatatatatatatatatatatatatatatatatatatatatatatatatatatatatatatatatatagatatatatatatatatagatagatagatagatagatagatagatagatagatagatagataagatatGCAGTAGAAATGCAGTCAGGATAACACACTCACCATGTACATGAGCCATTTGCCAGTGAGGGATGTTCACCTTCTTGTTGTTGCGTGGTGGGAAAGGAAACACCACCACATCTCCTCCAGCAAAGACCCCTTCAGCACTTGTTTGCATCATCTGAGAGAAAGTAAAGGTGTTAATTAACAACATGGGTCAAAACACTCACTGAGGCTTCAGTCCTTTGCAAGGTACCTTGTTGACAGTGATGAAGCCCttggagtccatgtggatgccGCTCGGTTTCAGGAAGCCTGTTGCAGGAATACTTCCTGAGAGACATAAGAGAAAACAGATTAAATATGGAGCTGCTACAGTTTATCAAAAGGGAGTCTCATCCCTTATCACTGCAGATTATGAGGACAGATTTTTAAAGAAGGTACATTTTGCATCAACGTTGACATCACCTGCTCCGATGACACACGCGTCTGCCCGCAGAACTTTCCCACTCTTTAGTACCACctcttttagctgtgtaaacaggaaaaacaaaatgtctaGGCCATGTACtaaatacaaataatgtaaACAGCTTTGACACTTCTATTCAGGAGATTACTCTTATAACCTCTAAAAACTTTAATTCTTAAATTTGCTGCTCACTATAGCGTAAACTACTGAGTATCTAGTGCATGATATAGTAATAGGGAGGGATTTCAAACACAACCTCAGAGTTTTAAAGCATTTGAATCAAAATCTTGGAATAATTTGAAAGTTGACACACAccaaatagtttttattttggttaatattcttttgtttctttttccgaCTCATTTTCATCATGGATTAAAGGTTCAGTTGGTaacttttttgtcatatttgctaaaACTGTCACTTTATCCTGACAGCACATGAGACAGATAATCTGTAattctctgcctcctcctggtgTTCATAATGGCATCTGCAAGATTCCACTGTGCCCGAAggaaacaaccaatcagagtccCTAACGCAGtgtcaaaatgttttcagaaacatattcTAGTGTACTGTACTTTGTAGATTTGCACTGGTCACCAACTAAACAGTAATTGCTTGTTTTCCTTTGGGTGCATTGGAATTTTGCAAATGCCATTAGAAGCACCAGGAGGAGGCATAGTATATAGTGACAATTTCAGCatatatgacaaaaaaaattatttttaaaaaggttaaCAGCTGCAGCTTTAAACAAGCGAGGGTAGTGCTGCTGAGCATCATGTCATGCTGTTTCTCTCACTTTCTGAATACCTGTCCATGATGGCCAATCATCTCTGCCACCTCGTTCAGCATGTAGAACTTCACCCTGTTTACCTCAAACAGCTGCCgaagacaaaacacaacacaaacacagttaCAATGTGGTCTTGCTGGGGTATTTCCCAGAAAAACTGATGATTTGCATTTTAAGTAGTGCCATTTTCTTTTCGTTCCCCATGAGAGAATAACGATGATAGTATTCTGGAGGTGCTTCACGTTGTACCAAGACTGTGTCCCTACCTTCATTATGGCTTTCCCTACTTTCTCTCCGAGAGCTTTTTTAAAGGGGACTGTCTCGATCCCGATGACAGAGACAGAGTGGGCCTTGTCAGTTAGAGCTGCAGCCACCTCCATACCTGCCGACACAATAACAGGATACAGTTCATATGTCTTGTAATTAATGCATGATGatacagacaaaaacaagagaaaatCAATAAATGAATGGAATAATTTGGATATCTCTTTTCATCACTtcataaatcagaaaatactgtcaacagccatgtttttagaaataaaatgcTCTATAAATCCAGCTATGAATGATATATGAACAAACCCCTCTGTATAAACCTTCAGAATATAGATGGGAATAGAACTGGATGCATGTAAGTTCTACTGAAGTGGAAATTTCTGGCTCAGAGTATGATAAAAAACTCATTTTGAGAAAAGGGCATTTAAAGTATGTAttccatacatatatacatatttaaatctaaaaagaagaagaaagaaagattaGATTATACTAGATTAGAAAGAAAGATATTACTTTTAATGTGGTTCTTTAGACAATTCTTAAGTGTAATTTTTCAAGGTTTCATAAATACGAGCCCAGATCTCATTGTGACACTACTAACTCACTTTCTGGTGTTTTATTCCCTTAATTTGTCTCTCCTCTTAATCAACACAAATGAGAAGAATGTGTTTATAAATGTGTCTTTTTCTCACCAACAAATGACGTTCCCACAATCACAGCGTTCTTGTTGTTTGCCAGCCGTGCTATGCTGTTAGCGTCCTCGGGCGTCCTGAGGTGAAACACGTTCCTGACGTCCTTGCCTTTGTAGATCATTGGTTTGGGTCTTTCAAGCAAGAAGTGGAAGCAATCGGATGTCAGTTTAATCATTCATCTCAGCTGCTTAAGTATCGTACAACATTTCTGTCCTTACTTGCTTCCTGTAGCAATAAAGAGTTTCCTGTACTCCATCCTCAAGCCATCTTCAAAGGTCACAGAACGTGTTTTCACATCTATCGCCACAGCCTAAAACACACATGGCAGGGTCATACAGGTTTATGCGTTGTGTGGAAATTGCCAAAGACCGATCTAGATCTAATTAATGAATTGACTGATCTGATGTTACCGCCTCTCACCTCTTTCTCTGTGAGCAGTTCAATATCATGATCCTGCAGGAATTCCATGGAGCGCAATCTCAgctgctctgctgtgctgtCTAAGGACTAAGGGTCAGCAAGTTAGTGCTGAGTACATCAAACAACAAAAATCCCTGAATCCAATCTCCAATCTCCAAAAGCTGGACAACTGTAAGCCAATTATTaatattcaatcattttcaaagCTTTTCATGGCAATGGAAAGTCACATCATTTTGGGTTCAGTTGTGTCCGTTTACTTCTGCACAAGTCAAGGTTCTTTAAATCTCTGTTGCTGTGTAGCTATTCCCGTAAGAGCTCCTGTTTCAGCACCTCTGAGCGAAGCAGCTCCTGTGCAGTCTGTTACATAACTTTCTTGGCAGAGTTCAGTTCTGTCTCAGTTTATGTGTTCAGGGTCTGTGTACAAACCTTACTCAGTTTAGGCCTGTCATATGGAGGATGTCTGTCCATGGTGCACATGACGATGCGGTCGGTGAAGCCCTCTTGCCTCAGTGTCTCTGCACACACCAGACCTGCTGGACCTGTAGGTCAcaataaacaaagaaaataatattGGAAAAGAGACAGTGAAGGGAGATGCTGCTAATCAGAGAGTCAAATACAGCTGGAATCTTGTTGTTCGagtgacagaaacacactgACCTGAGCCAATAATGAGAACATGGCTGAAGCCCATGCTGGAGTTAATAACTGCTGAGCATCGGGCCATGGGCTTTGACCTTTTCTGTGACTGAAGAGCCtggaaatgaaagaaaaaaaaaaaagtattaatctGGTGGTTCGTTTATTTTCCTGCATAAATTCTCCACATTCTTCCTCTCGTTACCTGCTTGTTTGCACGAATGATCACCTTGTCCTTTTCAACTCTGACCTGGAGCAAACAGACATGAGCGATATGTACACTTTTTGATGGTGCTTAGAGACATGATAAAGCAGGGAATGTGTTAAGAGACAGCACCAGCAGGGAAGGTCACCTGGAAGGTAGGCAGGCTGTCCAGCCCGGGGAAGTCCTCGAGGTCTCCTGTTGCAATGTTGAAGCAAGCACCGTGCCACGGACAGCGCACGTGTCCTTTTGACAACACACCTGGAAGGACAGCAAATTACAAATCAAGTATATTATAATGTATATTATtaagtttgttaaaaaaaaaatcatacctaaaaatatatatattactcaCCTTTGACCAGAGGTGCTCCGTAGTGTGGACACTTGTGGGCCATGGCGGAGAACTCCCCGTGTTCTTTGATCAACAAAGCTCTGCCACTTCCCAGGTCAACCTCTCGcatcctgacacacacacacacacacacacacacacacacacacacacacacacacacacacacacacacacacacacacacacacacacacacacacacacacacacacacacacacacacacacacacacacacacacacacacacacacacacacacacacacacacacacacaaattcactgTATTATGATTAAATCCTTCCGAGGAAACAAAGTTGACAGGTGAAAAACAACCTGGAAGAAAAATGTCATGCATCAGAACTACAGCTACAACTTACCTTTATCTATTTAAGCTACACTCTGGTAGCAACAACAACATGAATTAAAGTAACAgttcacacaaaaacacttgAATGTCAATCATGAAAGTAATTTGTGCattaaacagtccctccagaaaaacgcgattatgcgatctcataattcaatgcataatcagccaaagtccgcatatttatgcgggggccgcattttttcaaatacaccgcactttcgccgcatcaATTGCTGATTTCAgcacaaaatatgcagggcttgcatgatttcataattccCGCATTTccattgcaaaaaagtcacatatatcctagcagaaagttgaaaaatgttgcgtttacttcacgcaagagcagccattttcccctatTGCCATGGCAacgtgacgtaattacgcgacgtgaacatcatcgaaaagcagtgttggggaaatcactttttttttctctttttaatcaaactgcagtttttgcaagttcccgcaatttttgcaagttcccacaatttcagCGCATAAAATTgtataaatatcccgcatattccatcgcattttttaagaaaacgtgccgcataatcaaggatttttgcccgcaacaatcataaaaaaactccgcatttttctggaaggactgattaaaGGCAAGACAATGTAACTTTTTGTAGAAGGACTGACAAAATCTTCCTCTTAGCTGAAAAGTTGAATTTATTAGCAATAAAACACACCTTATTAAATCCAATACACTCAGTGGCTTGGCTGATACAGCCTATCTTGttctggtatgaccagtagcttgTGGTGGCTATTATTAGCAAACTTTACATAGCCAACATATCAGATATATCTCTGATGCATgaaaatatttgtgtttttgtgtccctTTAGGATGTGACCTTATATCCTTCTGGTTTCTTGAGCTTCATTTCACTCTAATATATTTTTGGCCTAAAATTAACGTGTGTTTGGTGTACATCATAAGAGTACGCAACACCTTATTTACCTcaacatgcatgtgtgcgtgagtatgtgtgttttttattttcttactgTCCGTTTTCCAGATCTTTAACATGACAGACGGAGGCCTCCACATAGTCCCGTGGTTTGTGGTAGAGGGGGAGCGGTGTGGAGTCATCATCAGAGCCGTGTCCCAGGGCCCCGTTAGGTCTGCTGTCAGCAAAGGGACTCGCTTTGCCATTAGGTGACAGCCCATccacctctttttctttttccaggaGAGACAGTTCCACTTTAACTTCAActgcacaacacaaacacatcttaCTCAGAAAATGTCTGAAACTGCATGACTGAACACTTGCATGTCAGCAATGATGCTGTGATGCTTATTTAAGTAACACTGGCAGACTATCACCAGTGGATTGCACTATTATTCCTGTATACCtgtcttctgttattgtattaaTATTCTTCACCATTGCTTTGGAAAAGTATTTTGCCTTTCAGCTAGGAGAGACTTTGGGACAAATTGAGTCTGACATCTCCACAactgaaacaaatgaaaacaggaAGCAGGTGAAAGGAGACGTGTGAGAGCAACTTAGtagtcttcttttcttttcctttctagCTTCTAGCGAGTATAATTACAGCAATCATTCTATTGTACAACATTCAATATAAATCCAGATTTTCTAATTGCTATTAAAATACACCACACTTTGTCTTCTAAGTAGCAGGACATCAGTCATGCAAAGCACCAAAACGTTCCTATGCAGAGCAGTGCTAAACATACTTTAAAGCTGTTGCTATTCATTGCATATTTACCAGAGTTATGTTGTGGAAGATCAGAATACATTTAGACAGGTAGCTCAACTTTTTGCCACTAATTTCTAAAATAAATCACACATTTATCATTTACATCTAAATCTGTCTCAATCTAAATCAATTTACTAAGCTGCAAAATGTAGATTTTGAAAGGGTAATGATCACTTAAATAATGGGATTTCCATAAAagaaactgacaaaaaaacaaaacacagttttTTGCTGCTTAACGAAAACAAGCTATTACGTAGATTAGTAAATGTATTGTGGAGATATTCAGTTTTCTTTCAGGACATCTGATGCGCTGCTGTTGGGCTTATATTTCTTAACATTAAGAAATGGTTGTGTAACTCCTTTTTCACTGCAGCAGGCTTTATCTGTTCGGCTGGAAAAATGTGCTGATCATCCGGTTCTTACACAGTAATCTGGCTGGAATTTTCTCCTGCTGAGCAAGTCTTAATTAAAATCAATGGAAAATCATAATAGTGAGAGCAATTgcaggagaaaagaaagagagagatttcCACAGCTAAAGAGAATCTCTAGATGCTGCTGTAATATCTGCTGCTAAATGGGACCTCACCACACTGATGCTTCATTTGATCCGTGCTACAATATTATCTGGTGTGGAACCAAATGTGTACTAAAATATTTTCTGCAATGCTTTTATTTGTATATGTAGTGTTTAGAGCTTTAATAAGGACATTGTATTAAGCTGTGAGTGAGCAGAGGGTGTTTAGATCCTTATGTATAATATCACAGTATAACCTTTCTTAATTTCTTCATATTCTTATGCAATTGAGGAGCGCGATGAGCTATGTCGACAAGTTCTCTCTCCCTCGAACACCCTGTCAGGGTGCCAAattactaaccctaaccctagatTTACTGTATGGGAGATAACTTTAATACTACTATTCCTTCTATTAATACGCaagtttttatttcaattttagGTTTCAGAATAGGCTTTTATATTCTTTCTGGAAAGTTCAAAATATTAATGTTATCTTTGATCAATCTAATTCTTTGATTGATTTGAACCCATAAGTGACTTCAGCCCTGGACTAGGACTTTTGTGTTTTAGATGCTGGAGAAACATTTTTAGCTGGAtagttcattcattcacaaactCAGTTCCAGCACTGAGCAGTAAATCTCTCTCCTCAGATACCTGTAGATAGTAAACATCATCACAACGGACCCGGATCGCTGCtttattttgacactttgaTGGCAAGGATATTCATATTAAACATATGTCTAAGCTGAATTTTATGAGACTTAAAATATAGGCCTACTATAAAACTGAGGTAAGACTTGGTTAACTTCTAACATGGATACCATTGAAGTATCAGTGATCAGAAGAATTATAAAGCACTGAGCTGCTCTGCCGTGTCCTCCTTTGCCCAAATAATCATAAGTCACACACAACCTAGAAACGTTATAAAACAGAAGAGATACCTTCTTTCATGCGTTCTGCTCCAGTTCGGGCTCCTGTAACTTCCTGTAACTCTGTTTGATCTGACCCTCGCTTGATGGTCGAGACGGCCCAGAAGATATAAAGACAATCTGTAGAACTGTCTAAAACCTTTCCCACTGCGTGAAAGATATTTTCATATGACATTCCGGTTAAGTTTGACTTGTTATCGATTGTTAGTTTTTCAGTAGCGTTGagttttaaaaagttaaaacaatgcTGATCTTTGATATCAATGTACTTTTATGTTTTGATGTATTCACAATATACGCTGCAGTTGGGTTAAGGTGGAAGGACTGTATCAATACTGTTAGACCCAATCAATATCTTTCGGTTTCATACTGATTCCTAAGTTTCTCAAGATAATTAGATCATGTCGGTCTTTGTTCCAAATGGTCAAGGGGGCAGCCCTGCTTTTATCACACGGCAGGTAGAAACCTTTTGCTTATCTGTCTTGGAGCCAACCCCTGCTGTCGTGCTGACTAGATTAGACCGgggatatttgtttttgtaagcTTCAAAGGAATGGACATCCACACGTTAGCACCTTTCATATATGTCTGAGAGTAACATCAAACATGCATTATGTTAGAGGTATGCCCTCCTTATTTGGGCGACGAAGAAAACCAATGAGATGCGCCCAACATGCCACCGTGCCATCGAAGGACCaatgggaatggttttaatcCACGTGGGGAAAAGGAACCACCTACATGTCCAGGAGAATATAGTGAACAAGCGGAGGGTCGTTAGGAACTGTAAAATGTGAATCCACAAGACAGAATCATCTTTTCAGTCCACTGCAGCGTAAAACTTGTTTTGTCATGCAATTTTCTTATTAAATCCTTTTGTTAATGTTCATTGGGCCAAGCCTCTCCTTTCTCAAAAATTCAAGAAAAACGCTACAGTAGACACTGACTTTTTACAGTCAGCAGCCTCGGTTCCATCATTTGTATGCAGACAACTAGTTCCTCATCTTTCTCACTCCTCCTCCACATGATGCATTGAACAGATGATTTGATCTCAAAGTACACCTGAGTCAGAAGTACGTACGAAGTAGTGTGTTATTATCACCTGCAAGACCACAATAAAGCGTGGTAGCTCCAAGCCATGCTAACACTGATatggatacacacacagtgtcGTATTTTGATATTCATGTCTCAGTATGTAATCCTCTTGACCAAAAATGCCACAGGAAGCATTAAAATTCCtcccacacacaaaacatggtACAAACAGAGGAGGCTGGATTTGGGATGACATGTATAAAAGGATTTGGAGGCGGTATGTAGCTTTGAAAATGATGCAAACTGATCAAACTctaaataaatctttttttttttaagaaatactGTGGAAACCTGTTTTCAGCTAGATTCACTGACATTAAAAAAATTTTGATTGACTGAGTGTCTTCCCTGTATGAACAGTAAATTATTTCAATGGATTCAATGTATTTGTCTATTATCACTGTATTATAACATTAACAGCTGAAAATATTTGTAAGAGAAGCCACTTTTGCAAATTACACTAAACTCTCAGGATTCTCCATTTTTAAATACTCAGAATTTTAGTTTactctacatttatttaaataaatagaagaaataatactaataatccAGCTGCACACAACACAGCAAATCAGGGCTATAATTCAATATTATAATTGATTGACTTTTTAGTAGAATAATAATGTGATGATATTATATTACCATGTTGTTGTTCTACAAATGTATGTTGTCCaaataaagaaagaaggaaattaacaAAATCAGTTTTTAAGTTTCATGCTATAAATTTGTTCATTGCTTTGAGCG
It encodes the following:
- the LOC120560137 gene encoding apoptosis-inducing factor 3 isoform X3, whose translation is MGGCFSKPKPVEVKVELSLLEKEKEVDGLSPNGKASPFADSRPNGALGHGSDDDSTPLPLYHKPRDYVEASVCHVKDLENGQMREVDLGSGRALLIKEHGEFSAMAHKCPHYGAPLVKGVLSKGHVRCPWHGACFNIATGDLEDFPGLDSLPTFQVRVEKDKVIIRANKQALQSQKRSKPMARCSAVINSSMGFSHVLIIGSGPAGLVCAETLRQEGFTDRIVMCTMDRHPPYDRPKLSKSLDSTAEQLRLRSMEFLQDHDIELLTEKEAVAIDVKTRSVTFEDGLRMEYRKLFIATGSKPKPMIYKGKDVRNVFHLRTPEDANSIARLANNKNAVIVGTSFVGMEVAAALTDKAHSVSVIGIETVPFKKALGEKVGKAIMKLFEVNRVKFYMLNEVAEMIGHHGQLKEVVLKSGKVLRADACVIGAGSIPATGFLKPSGIHMDSKGFITVNKMMQTSAEGVFAGGDVVVFPFPPRNNKKVNIPHWQMAHVHGRVAALSMMGRAAEIQTVPYFWSAMFGKTIRYAGYGEGFDDVIIQGDLDELRFVAFYTRSEEVVAVASMNYDPIVSRVAEVLGSGKTIKKRDVEMLARLGKYRQI
- the LOC120560137 gene encoding apoptosis-inducing factor 3 isoform X1 — its product is MGGCFSKPKPVEVKVELSLLEKEKEVDGLSPNGKASPFADSRPNGALGHGSDDDSTPLPLYHKPRDYVEASVCHVKDLENGQMREVDLGSGRALLIKEHGEFSAMAHKCPHYGAPLVKGVLSKGHVRCPWHGACFNIATGDLEDFPGLDSLPTFQVRVEKDKVIIRANKQALQSQKRSKPMARCSAVINSSMGFSHVLIIGSGPAGLVCAETLRQEGFTDRIVMCTMDRHPPYDRPKLSKSLDSTAEQLRLRSMEFLQDHDIELLTEKEAVAIDVKTRSVTFEDGLRMEYRKLFIATGSKPKPMIYKGKDVRNVFHLRTPEDANSIARLANNKNAVIVGTSFVGMEVAAALTDKAHSVSVIGIETVPFKKALGEKVGKAIMKLFEVNRVKFYMLNEVAEMIGHHGQLKEVVLKSGKVLRADACVIGAGSIPATGFLKPSGIHMDSKGFITVNKMMQTSAEGVFAGGDVVVFPFPPRNNKKVNIPHWQMAHVHGRVAALSMMGRAAEIQTVPYFWSAMFGKTIRYAGYGEGFDDVIIQGDLDELRFVAFYTRSEEVVAVASMNYDPIVSRVAEVLGSGKTIKKRDVEMLARLGKTGDISWLIDKGSQ
- the LOC120560137 gene encoding apoptosis-inducing factor 3 isoform X2; protein product: MGGCFSKPKPVEVKVELSLLEKEKEVDGLSPNGKASPFADSRPNGALGHGSDDDSTPLPLYHKPRDYVEASVCHVKDLENGQMREVDLGSGRALLIKEHGEFSAMAHKCPHYGAPLVKGVLSKGHVRCPWHGACFNIATGDLEDFPGLDSLPTFQVRVEKDKVIIRANKQALQSQKRSKPMARCSAVINSSMGFSHVLIIGSGPAGLVCAETLRQEGFTDRIVMCTMDRHPPYDRPKLSKSLDSTAEQLRLRSMEFLQDHDIELLTEKEAVAIDVKTRSVTFEDGLRMEYRKLFIATGSKPKPMIYKGKDVRNVFHLRTPEDANSIARLANNKNAVIVGTSFVGMEVAAALTDKAHSVSVIGIETVPFKKALGEKVGKAIMKLFEVNRVKFYMLNEVAEMIGHHGQLKEVVLKSGKVLRADACVIGAGSIPATGFLKPSGIHMDSKGFITVNKMMQTSAEGVFAGGDVVVFPFPPRNNKKVNIPHWQMAHVHGRVAALSMMGRAAEIQTVPYFWSAMFGKTIRYAGYGEGFDDVIIQGDLDELRFVAFYTRSEEVVAVASMNYDPIVSRVAEVLGSGKTIKKRDVETGDISWLIDKGSQ
- the LOC120560137 gene encoding apoptosis-inducing factor 3 isoform X4, with product MSYENIFHAVGKVLDSSTDCLYIFWAVSTIKRGSDQTELQEVTGARTGAERMKEVEVKVELSLLEKEKEVDGLSPNGKASPFADSRPNGALGHGSDDDSTPLPLYHKPRDYVEASVCHVKDLENGQMREVDLGSGRALLIKEHGEFSAMAHKCPHYGAPLVKGVLSKGHVRCPWHGACFNIATGDLEDFPGLDSLPTFQVRVEKDKVIIRANKQALQSQKRSKPMARCSAVINSSMGFSHVLIIGSGPAGLVCAETLRQEGFTDRIVMCTMDRHPPYDRPKLSKSLDSTAEQLRLRSMEFLQDHDIELLTEKEAVAIDVKTRSVTFEDGLRMEYRKLFIATGSKPKPMIYKGKDVRNVFHLRTPEDANSIARLANNKNAVIVGTSFVGMEVAAALTDKAHSVSVIGIETVPFKKALGEKVGKAIMKLFEVNRVKFYMLNEVAEMIGHHGQLKEVVLKSGKVLRADACVIGAGSIPATGFLKPSGIHMDSKGFITVNKMMQTSAEGVFAGGDVVVFPFPPRNNKKVNIPHWQMAHVHGRVAALSMMGRAAEIQTVPYFWSAMFGKTIRYAGYGEGFDDVIIQGDLDELRFVAFYTRSEEVVAVASMNYDPIVSRVAEVLGSGKTIKKRDVETGDISWLIDKGSQ